The Hyperthermus butylicus DSM 5456 genome includes a region encoding these proteins:
- the rpsJ gene encoding 30S ribosomal protein S10 encodes MVQKAEIKLWSTNVESLNQVVEQIKAIAKKTGVRMRGPIPLPTRRLIVPTLKLPHGEGSKKWDKWELRIHKRLVILDADERVIRQIMRVRVPEDVYIEIRLR; translated from the coding sequence ATGGTACAGAAGGCCGAGATCAAGCTTTGGAGTACTAATGTTGAGAGCCTCAACCAAGTTGTAGAGCAGATAAAGGCTATTGCCAAGAAAACAGGCGTCCGGATGCGCGGCCCGATACCCCTCCCAACGCGGAGACTCATAGTGCCAACACTAAAGCTGCCGCATGGTGAGGGTTCAAAGAAGTGGGACAAGTGGGAGCTACGCATCCATAAGAGGCTAGTGATTCTCGACGCAGACGAGAGAGTCATTAGGCAAATTATGAGGGTTAGGGTTCCCGAGGACGTCTATATCGAGATAAGACTGCGGTAG
- a CDS encoding ParB N-terminal domain-containing protein encodes MTHSGLTGRQRLEYYELKLVEISRLKPHEKVVESHVERLIDEIRSSGVLMRPILVERKHYIILDGHHRVEALKRLGAKLVPAILLDYGSPCVTVTSWRPCITVTKDDVIRAALTRKLFPPKTSRHRVCFEIPRLNIPLYKLM; translated from the coding sequence ATGACTCACTCAGGGCTGACGGGTAGGCAGAGGCTAGAATACTACGAGCTTAAACTCGTAGAGATCTCGAGGCTTAAGCCTCACGAGAAAGTCGTTGAGAGTCATGTAGAGAGGCTCATAGATGAAATTAGGAGCAGCGGCGTACTAATGCGCCCCATACTGGTTGAAAGGAAGCATTACATAATACTGGATGGACATCATAGAGTTGAGGCTCTTAAAAGGCTTGGCGCTAAACTGGTTCCAGCCATACTTCTAGACTATGGGTCGCCGTGCGTAACAGTAACCTCGTGGCGCCCTTGCATCACCGTTACAAAGGACGATGTTATAAGGGCTGCACTTACTCGCAAGCTTTTTCCTCCAAAGACCAGCCGACACCGCGTCTGCTTCGAAATCCCCCGCTTGAACATACCATTATATAAGCTTATGTGA
- a CDS encoding PLP-dependent cysteine synthase family protein has protein sequence MVVIGYKIVDIKSITPLKPVELQDVLDTITALLSAGNVYRTIAVDASYRVAEEDSNMLYWALNYIGVKRVPISYSTPINITISLEELGFYDDINPEPLRVFKSSLELLYRNWPTPLVRLESLSTDGYRVWAKLEWYNPYSMSVKDRIGWYMIVRALETGWRGREVYETTSTNTGMALAAMGAIHGFRVKLWIPKTIQKASDVLLKALGAEVIRTDKQLTVDLIEDVKTEAKRSNALHVDQFNNDANFLVHLKYTAKELELQLKHAGVKPKGIIGGLGTSGHLAALTLYFRSRMSGIRVYGVQPARGEVIPGIRRIETGMKWVHWAKPDNIVEVKRCEAIEALLRVARRDGILPGLSSGAVAAAFLKLLEKGEIEPGDYILIFPDNGFKYVEQLSEYFAGKGGDCSS, from the coding sequence GTGGTCGTAATAGGGTATAAGATCGTTGATATAAAGTCGATAACACCTCTTAAACCTGTTGAGCTTCAGGACGTTCTAGACACTATTACTGCCTTACTTTCAGCAGGAAATGTTTACAGAACTATTGCCGTCGATGCAAGCTATAGAGTTGCCGAAGAAGATTCCAACATGCTCTACTGGGCGCTCAACTACATTGGGGTGAAACGCGTACCCATATCGTATAGCACACCTATCAACATCACCATCAGCCTTGAGGAGCTAGGATTCTATGACGACATAAACCCCGAGCCATTACGCGTGTTTAAGAGCAGCCTAGAACTCCTCTACCGTAACTGGCCGACGCCGCTTGTTAGGCTAGAGAGCCTCTCAACGGACGGATATCGAGTATGGGCTAAGCTCGAGTGGTATAACCCGTACAGTATGAGCGTGAAAGATAGAATCGGCTGGTACATGATTGTACGCGCCCTTGAAACTGGCTGGAGAGGCAGAGAAGTCTACGAAACCACGTCAACCAATACGGGTATGGCGCTCGCCGCAATGGGCGCTATTCATGGATTCAGGGTTAAGCTGTGGATACCAAAGACTATACAGAAGGCTAGCGATGTTCTCCTTAAAGCGCTTGGAGCCGAAGTTATTAGAACCGATAAACAGCTAACGGTAGACCTCATAGAGGATGTTAAGACAGAGGCTAAGCGTAGCAACGCACTACACGTGGACCAGTTCAATAATGATGCCAACTTCCTCGTGCATTTGAAGTACACAGCTAAAGAGCTTGAGCTACAACTAAAGCATGCAGGAGTAAAACCGAAAGGCATCATTGGCGGGCTAGGAACCTCAGGGCATCTCGCAGCGCTCACGCTCTACTTCCGCTCACGCATGAGCGGCATAAGAGTCTATGGCGTACAGCCAGCTAGGGGCGAGGTTATACCTGGTATACGCCGTATCGAAACCGGCATGAAATGGGTTCACTGGGCAAAGCCTGACAATATAGTCGAAGTTAAACGTTGCGAAGCTATTGAAGCGCTGCTACGTGTTGCACGGCGTGATGGTATACTACCTGGCCTAAGTAGTGGTGCCGTAGCTGCAGCCTTCCTAAAACTCTTGGAGAAGGGCGAAATCGAGCCAGGAGACTATATCCTGATATTCCCCGATAACGGGTTCAAGTATGTTGAGCAGCTCAGCGAGTACTTTGCCGGAAAAGGCGGAGATTGCAGCTCCTAA
- a CDS encoding BadF/BadG/BcrA/BcrD ATPase family protein: MLVAGVDGGATSTKAIVASLETGSVWAGLAGPSNPVNVGAVEAGRNIVAAIEAALRGTGYSIDDVVVVVAGLAGLDSAIVRRQLESYVKESSGLGDRLVVEHDAHIALMHASRGAPGLVVIAGTGSIAYAYTARGERVVVGDRGWLLGDEGSGFWVARVALRRLARSLDGRSGWDCLSRGLAVRLGVTSSDELMYWFYLTRGRIDRIAAVARHVVELADEGCSEAIHILEEGAMLLAEAAIVAARRTGIVQAYYTGSMFRSRVFRRVFTERLSRHGIKAVERRIYPAVGALLLALRSAGYKGDIVQLLTHAESIAEKLYSD; this comes from the coding sequence TTGCTCGTAGCTGGGGTTGATGGTGGTGCCACCTCTACAAAGGCTATTGTTGCTAGCCTAGAGACGGGCAGTGTCTGGGCAGGTTTAGCTGGGCCTTCAAACCCGGTAAACGTTGGGGCTGTTGAAGCTGGTAGGAATATCGTTGCAGCTATAGAAGCGGCGCTGAGGGGTACAGGATATAGCATAGATGATGTTGTAGTGGTGGTTGCAGGTCTTGCAGGGCTCGACAGCGCCATCGTCCGGAGACAGCTAGAATCCTACGTGAAGGAGTCTAGCGGGCTTGGAGACCGCCTCGTAGTAGAGCATGACGCACATATAGCGTTGATGCATGCTAGCCGAGGTGCTCCAGGCCTGGTAGTTATAGCTGGTACTGGCAGCATAGCATACGCATACACTGCCCGTGGTGAACGCGTAGTAGTGGGTGATCGTGGCTGGCTCTTAGGCGATGAGGGCAGCGGGTTCTGGGTTGCACGTGTAGCGTTGCGTAGGCTGGCACGGAGCCTTGACGGCCGTAGTGGCTGGGATTGCCTCAGCCGTGGTCTAGCAGTGCGGCTCGGGGTAACCAGCAGTGATGAACTAATGTACTGGTTCTACTTGACCCGCGGGAGGATAGATAGAATTGCTGCAGTAGCTAGGCACGTAGTAGAGCTTGCAGACGAAGGATGTAGCGAGGCTATACACATACTTGAAGAGGGAGCTATGCTGTTGGCTGAAGCAGCTATAGTTGCAGCTAGGAGGACTGGCATAGTACAAGCCTACTATACGGGCTCAATGTTCCGGAGTAGGGTGTTTAGGAGAGTGTTTACCGAGAGGTTGAGCCGGCATGGCATTAAAGCAGTGGAGAGGAGGATATATCCTGCTGTTGGCGCTCTACTATTAGCGCTACGTAGTGCCGGCTACAAGGGTGATATAGTGCAGCTGCTAACCCATGCAGAGTCTATTGCCGAGAAGCTATACTCTGATTAG
- a CDS encoding pyridoxal-phosphate-dependent aminotransferase family protein: MVHGKVLLMTPGPTMVDPEVLLAMAKPTINHVSPEFDEIHSEVLKMLSEVFATKGRVVVIPGSGTSAMELALRSVVKPGSKVVVLKAGFFGDYLARGVEALGGNAVVIEAPIGRGFTASDLEAVLRKHPDAEVVAFQHVDTSTSVANPLRELAAEAKRHGVKVLVDGVASVGGMEVRLDDWGVDVCFTGSQKALGVPPGLGIVAFSREYSEELEGREGPWSLYFNMPKLLKEMESTRNYYVTPAVNLVYALRESLRIILAEGLSERYKRHRIMAEAVRAALEAMGLKLVAEEGFRADTVTAAYIPDGVEWPKLYSGMRARGIEIAGGLGELKGRIFRIGHMGQTGYTDIAATIAALERTLKSLGYDLELGSGLRALQEKLHEHGV, translated from the coding sequence ATGGTTCATGGCAAGGTTCTCCTTATGACTCCTGGACCTACAATGGTTGATCCAGAAGTCCTCCTGGCTATGGCTAAGCCTACAATCAACCATGTCTCGCCGGAGTTCGATGAAATACATAGTGAAGTCCTCAAGATGCTCTCTGAGGTCTTTGCAACTAAGGGCAGGGTTGTGGTGATACCGGGCAGCGGGACTAGTGCGATGGAGCTGGCACTTAGGAGCGTAGTCAAGCCGGGCTCCAAGGTAGTAGTGCTCAAGGCCGGGTTCTTTGGCGACTACCTGGCCAGAGGAGTTGAGGCCCTAGGGGGTAATGCAGTTGTTATAGAGGCGCCTATCGGTAGGGGGTTCACAGCCAGCGACCTCGAAGCGGTGCTCCGGAAGCATCCCGACGCCGAGGTCGTAGCCTTCCAGCACGTGGATACCTCGACTAGCGTCGCTAACCCGCTCAGAGAGCTAGCCGCTGAGGCCAAGAGGCACGGTGTCAAGGTCCTCGTGGATGGCGTAGCCTCTGTAGGAGGCATGGAAGTTAGACTCGACGATTGGGGTGTGGACGTGTGCTTCACTGGCTCCCAGAAGGCGCTGGGCGTACCTCCGGGCCTGGGTATAGTAGCGTTCAGCAGAGAGTATAGCGAGGAGCTTGAGGGGCGCGAGGGTCCCTGGAGCCTCTACTTCAACATGCCGAAGCTTCTCAAGGAGATGGAGTCGACTAGGAACTATTACGTCACACCGGCTGTTAACCTCGTCTACGCGCTAAGGGAGTCCCTCAGGATAATCCTGGCAGAAGGCCTCAGCGAGAGGTACAAGAGGCACAGGATAATGGCCGAGGCTGTGAGAGCAGCGCTAGAGGCCATGGGACTCAAGCTCGTGGCGGAGGAGGGCTTCCGTGCCGATACAGTTACAGCAGCCTATATACCGGATGGGGTGGAGTGGCCAAAGCTATACTCGGGTATGAGGGCCCGCGGTATAGAGATAGCCGGGGGCTTGGGGGAGCTTAAGGGTAGGATCTTCAGGATAGGCCATATGGGCCAAACAGGCTACACCGATATAGCGGCCACGATAGCGGCGCTCGAGAGGACCCTCAAGTCCCTCGGATACGACCTAGAGCTAGGCTCCGGCCTGAGGGCTCTCCAGGAGAAGCTACACGAGCACGGCGTCTAG
- a CDS encoding 16S rRNA methyltransferase, with the protein MQRPRIKLVLAEAALETVPREIWGHPAVYKTAKRRGKTPASILLDRSLHHQAMKGLPEAEKRGRPDIVHISLLEALSSPLNREGLLETYVHTIGDYAIFIKPETRLPRNYNRFVGLIEQLFEIGRVPPEGEPLLTLKPMSLRVLLETIQPTKIILLAEDGEPRRLREIAIELAREVAPAVIVGAFPHGDFRPENKKLADGIYSIYGGKPLETWTVVSHLLAILADHLGIV; encoded by the coding sequence ATGCAGCGGCCCAGGATAAAGCTGGTGCTCGCTGAAGCCGCCCTAGAGACTGTGCCCCGGGAGATATGGGGTCACCCTGCAGTCTACAAGACGGCAAAGCGTCGCGGCAAGACCCCAGCAAGCATACTGCTTGACCGGAGCCTACACCACCAGGCCATGAAGGGTCTACCCGAGGCGGAGAAGAGGGGGCGGCCGGACATAGTCCACATATCGCTCCTCGAAGCGCTTAGCAGCCCGCTAAACCGCGAGGGTCTCCTCGAAACCTATGTGCACACCATAGGCGACTATGCAATATTCATAAAGCCCGAGACTAGGCTCCCGAGAAACTATAACCGGTTCGTAGGCCTCATAGAGCAGCTCTTCGAGATAGGTAGGGTGCCCCCCGAGGGAGAGCCGCTACTCACACTGAAGCCTATGAGTCTTCGCGTACTCCTTGAAACAATCCAGCCCACGAAGATTATATTGTTAGCAGAGGATGGTGAGCCCCGGCGGCTGAGAGAGATCGCGATAGAGCTAGCCCGCGAGGTGGCACCAGCAGTGATAGTAGGAGCCTTCCCTCACGGGGACTTCCGCCCGGAGAATAAGAAGCTAGCAGATGGTATCTACAGCATATACGGTGGGAAGCCCCTTGAAACCTGGACAGTAGTATCACACCTCCTGGCAATCCTTGCAGACCACCTAGGCATAGTATAG
- a CDS encoding ribonuclease P protein component 4, whose translation MSGSKAKSRELARDVALQAIRTLYLAAVDAVRRGDYELARRLVAEADETRRVMRLRKPRFLRRGVCRNCSLPLVPGVTARYRLVRDGSVTRLVVTCLACGYIHRHVLVQRRRGSR comes from the coding sequence GTGTCTGGTTCAAAAGCTAAGTCCAGAGAGCTTGCTAGGGATGTCGCACTACAGGCCATCCGTACCCTCTACCTGGCAGCTGTTGACGCCGTGCGCAGGGGAGACTACGAGCTTGCTAGGAGGCTCGTAGCAGAGGCTGATGAAACTCGCCGTGTTATGAGGCTACGCAAGCCCCGCTTTCTGCGCCGCGGCGTCTGTAGAAATTGTAGTCTTCCACTCGTACCGGGGGTTACGGCGCGCTACCGCCTCGTCCGGGACGGCAGCGTGACGAGGCTTGTCGTAACCTGTCTAGCGTGCGGGTATATACACCGCCACGTTCTCGTCCAGAGGAGGCGGGGAAGCCGCTAG
- a CDS encoding YhbY family RNA-binding protein gives MRSRLARLKEIVQQGPADVIIGKKGLTEAVLKEIDRRLKEKGIVKVKALKSAIKVTGLDRRELAKTVAERLNARLLDVRGRTFVLYRPEPQTRKSRSSGGADKKASASVGSAGRRRWLQR, from the coding sequence ATGCGTTCCAGGCTTGCAAGGCTGAAGGAGATTGTTCAGCAGGGCCCAGCTGACGTTATAATAGGCAAGAAAGGGCTCACCGAGGCAGTGTTAAAGGAGATTGACCGCAGGCTTAAGGAGAAGGGTATCGTCAAGGTTAAGGCTTTGAAGTCCGCAATCAAGGTTACCGGGCTTGACCGCAGAGAGTTGGCGAAAACTGTTGCAGAGCGACTCAACGCCAGGCTGCTAGATGTTAGGGGACGCACCTTTGTCCTCTACCGCCCCGAGCCGCAAACTAGAAAGTCTCGGAGTAGTGGTGGAGCTGATAAAAAGGCCTCAGCAAGTGTGGGCTCAGCGGGGAGGCGGAGATGGTTACAGCGCTAG
- a CDS encoding 30S ribosomal protein S19e encodes MVTALEVPADLLIKRVAEKLKKMPQIRPPAWAYYVKTGVHKERPPEDPDWWYYRAASILRKLYKRGTPVGVERLRTAYGGRMNRGVAPEHFAKGSGSIIRKILQQLERAGLVVRVRGKGRTLSPRGRSLLDNTAYEIMKELAEKNPELRKYLS; translated from the coding sequence ATGGTTACAGCGCTAGAGGTTCCAGCGGATCTGCTCATAAAGCGCGTAGCTGAGAAGCTGAAGAAGATGCCCCAGATAAGACCGCCAGCATGGGCCTACTATGTGAAGACCGGCGTGCACAAGGAGAGACCACCAGAGGACCCTGACTGGTGGTATTATAGGGCAGCTTCTATACTCCGGAAGCTCTACAAGCGCGGCACCCCCGTAGGTGTTGAGAGGCTACGCACCGCCTACGGCGGCCGCATGAACCGCGGCGTAGCTCCAGAACACTTTGCCAAGGGCTCCGGCTCGATTATCAGGAAGATACTACAACAGCTTGAGAGAGCTGGACTCGTTGTAAGGGTTAGGGGCAAGGGCCGCACGCTAAGCCCGAGGGGCCGCAGTCTACTCGACAACACCGCCTACGAGATAATGAAAGAGCTTGCCGAGAAGAATCCCGAGCTAAGGAAGTACCTTAGCTAG
- a CDS encoding DNA-binding protein: MSEYDIYDAELEEIKRRKLLELQRRLQMEEELRRRQQEEAARREALLRAILTPEARERLANVRLVRPELAKIVEDNIIALVQSGQLRPPVSDEVVKRILEAIYERTHRETRIRIKRK, from the coding sequence GTGTCCGAGTACGACATCTATGATGCCGAGCTTGAAGAGATTAAGAGGCGGAAGCTGCTAGAGCTGCAGAGAAGGCTGCAAATGGAAGAGGAGCTCCGGAGGAGACAGCAAGAGGAGGCTGCAAGAAGGGAGGCACTTCTACGCGCTATACTCACACCAGAGGCTAGGGAGAGACTTGCAAACGTTAGGCTCGTAAGGCCTGAGCTAGCAAAGATTGTTGAGGACAATATTATAGCACTAGTGCAGTCTGGCCAGCTAAGACCACCTGTTAGCGATGAGGTCGTCAAGCGTATCCTCGAGGCAATATACGAGAGGACACACCGAGAGACACGTATAAGGATTAAAAGAAAGTAG
- a CDS encoding 50S ribosomal protein L39e: MAHFKPLGKKLRLAKALKQNRSVPIWVIIKTNRRFRDHPKRRHWRRTKLKA; the protein is encoded by the coding sequence ATGGCACACTTTAAGCCTCTGGGTAAAAAGCTACGTCTAGCTAAGGCGCTCAAACAGAACCGCTCTGTACCCATATGGGTTATAATAAAGACCAACCGAAGGTTCCGTGACCACCCGAAGCGTAGGCATTGGAGGAGAACCAAGCTCAAGGCTTAG
- a CDS encoding 50S ribosomal protein L31e, with amino-acid sequence MPKDKKEAIYTIPLSRVYWGRRTNRAARAIKLVRKFIARHFGVKEEDVIIHNNVNEYIWSRSIEKPPRRVTVKAVKDPETGKVKVMLIRESKIQQGQATS; translated from the coding sequence ATGCCTAAGGATAAGAAGGAGGCAATTTACACGATACCTCTCTCAAGAGTATACTGGGGTAGACGTACAAACCGTGCAGCACGCGCCATTAAGCTTGTCCGGAAGTTCATAGCTCGCCACTTCGGCGTTAAGGAGGAGGATGTCATTATACACAACAATGTAAACGAGTACATATGGTCTAGGAGCATCGAAAAGCCGCCCAGGAGAGTAACCGTCAAGGCAGTCAAGGACCCGGAGACAGGTAAGGTAAAAGTCATGCTCATAAGAGAATCGAAAATACAGCAGGGCCAAGCAACAAGCTAA
- a CDS encoding translation initiation factor IF-6: MIEYLNVHGNPNIGVYIYANNKIALVPPTLTEKDKKKIEETLGVEVIETKIADMIINGVMIAGNDNGLLLPRIVKPEELDYLREHIGDKVRLEILEVRQTALGNLIAANNRGALVSPLIDKAILDKIKSVLGVETIYQRHLANIPTVGSMIVVTNRGGVVHPGVSDDEIRILNSVFGVEFTTATVNFGLYFVKAGLVANDHGALVGDETTGPELMRIQQALRLRG; encoded by the coding sequence TTGATAGAGTACCTTAATGTGCATGGAAACCCCAACATAGGTGTATACATATACGCTAACAACAAGATAGCGCTAGTACCACCAACACTGACAGAGAAGGATAAGAAGAAAATAGAGGAGACCCTAGGCGTCGAAGTTATTGAGACCAAAATAGCTGACATGATAATTAACGGGGTAATGATTGCTGGAAACGATAATGGACTACTCCTTCCACGCATCGTGAAGCCCGAAGAGCTAGACTACCTACGCGAACACATCGGCGACAAGGTTAGGCTCGAAATACTTGAGGTTAGGCAGACTGCCCTGGGGAACCTAATCGCAGCCAATAACCGTGGCGCTCTAGTATCACCGCTTATAGACAAGGCTATACTTGATAAGATAAAGTCCGTATTGGGTGTAGAGACTATATATCAGCGCCACCTAGCCAACATACCCACCGTGGGCTCAATGATCGTTGTTACTAACCGGGGCGGTGTTGTACACCCCGGTGTAAGCGATGACGAGATAAGGATACTGAATAGCGTGTTCGGAGTAGAATTCACGACCGCCACCGTAAACTTTGGCCTCTACTTCGTAAAGGCAGGCCTAGTAGCTAATGATCACGGTGCACTCGTTGGGGATGAAACTACTGGCCCGGAACTTATGCGTATCCAGCAAGCCTTAAGATTAAGAGGCTAG
- the rpl18a gene encoding 50S ribosomal protein L18Ae — protein sequence MGEVKFYLVEGRMLIRHDRMPEWWKFRKYVRALKPEHAVEKVLSELGSNHKVKRYHVKIERVVEVPPEEVPDRTLLVLASLTRWVKP from the coding sequence ATGGGAGAGGTAAAGTTCTACCTGGTTGAGGGCAGGATGCTGATAAGACACGACCGGATGCCGGAATGGTGGAAGTTTAGGAAGTATGTGCGTGCGCTAAAGCCAGAGCACGCCGTGGAGAAGGTTCTGTCGGAGCTTGGCAGCAACCACAAGGTTAAGAGGTATCACGTCAAGATAGAGCGTGTAGTCGAGGTGCCACCGGAGGAGGTGCCCGACCGCACACTACTAGTGCTAGCAAGTCTTACAAGGTGGGTTAAGCCTTGA
- the pfdA gene encoding prefoldin subunit alpha yields MSQAGQSSRTITLEEALEQLSLLESQLNQLQATIREIEVRIAQLTAVEDALASLAEGAEDALIPLDGRGTVLVPASIKKLERILVHAGLNVFVEVDREKALEYLRDEKAALSKLLDAYSREYARLAQYYSALRSAIESALQAAPPQAKSQQSQQ; encoded by the coding sequence TTGAGCCAAGCAGGGCAGAGCAGCAGGACTATAACGCTCGAGGAGGCGTTGGAACAACTATCCCTCCTCGAGTCCCAACTCAACCAGCTCCAGGCAACGATACGTGAGATAGAGGTTAGGATAGCACAGTTAACCGCTGTAGAGGACGCACTAGCAAGCCTTGCCGAGGGTGCTGAGGACGCACTCATACCACTGGATGGAAGGGGTACTGTACTAGTGCCAGCATCGATAAAGAAGCTTGAGAGGATACTTGTTCATGCCGGACTCAACGTGTTCGTAGAGGTTGACAGAGAGAAGGCGCTAGAGTATTTACGGGATGAAAAGGCTGCTCTCTCCAAACTCTTGGACGCCTATAGCCGCGAGTATGCAAGACTTGCACAGTACTATTCCGCATTACGCTCAGCAATAGAGTCGGCGCTGCAAGCTGCTCCACCACAGGCCAAGAGCCAACAGAGCCAACAATAA
- the ftsY gene encoding signal recognition particle-docking protein FtsY: MVFNKLKGVLKKFVDSVVEVAVTRELREEDIAPLLDELVIELAESDVALEVAEEIANRLREELIGRKIPRFSDVRSLVVESLEKAIVDVLSRGYQPLDLIAEARSRSPGNPLRILFFGVNGVGKTTTIAKFAYMFKQNGITPVIAAADTYRAGAQEQLRRHAEKLSVPFIGGRYGADPASVVYDAIEYARARGYRVILADTAGRMHTDRDLMEELRKITRVAKPDYRALVVDALTGNDAVEQARFFDEAVGIDFIILTKVDADVKGGTALSVAAVTGKPILFVGTGQKYEDLELFDPKRYTEKIIGELKQKS, from the coding sequence ATGGTGTTCAACAAGCTTAAGGGTGTGCTGAAAAAGTTTGTTGATAGTGTTGTTGAAGTCGCTGTCACGAGAGAGCTTAGGGAGGAGGATATAGCACCACTACTCGACGAGCTAGTTATAGAGCTAGCTGAGAGCGATGTGGCTCTCGAGGTTGCCGAGGAGATAGCTAACCGTCTACGTGAAGAACTTATCGGCAGGAAGATTCCAAGGTTTAGCGATGTTAGGAGCCTTGTCGTGGAGTCTCTGGAGAAGGCTATCGTTGACGTACTGAGCAGAGGTTATCAACCACTGGATTTGATTGCCGAGGCTAGATCTAGGAGCCCCGGGAACCCTCTCCGCATACTATTCTTTGGCGTTAACGGCGTGGGCAAAACAACCACCATTGCGAAGTTTGCCTACATGTTTAAGCAGAACGGCATAACACCCGTCATAGCTGCTGCCGACACATATCGTGCAGGTGCACAAGAGCAACTACGCAGGCACGCAGAAAAGCTCAGCGTACCATTCATTGGTGGCCGCTATGGCGCCGACCCTGCTTCAGTTGTCTACGATGCTATAGAGTATGCTAGGGCCAGGGGGTACCGCGTCATACTGGCTGATACCGCTGGCCGCATGCACACAGACCGTGACCTCATGGAGGAGCTAAGGAAGATAACAAGGGTAGCCAAGCCGGATTACCGTGCACTAGTCGTAGACGCGCTTACCGGCAACGATGCTGTGGAGCAGGCACGCTTCTTCGACGAAGCTGTAGGAATAGACTTCATAATCTTGACGAAGGTTGACGCCGACGTTAAGGGTGGGACTGCGCTAAGCGTAGCAGCCGTTACAGGCAAACCAATACTCTTCGTCGGCACTGGGCAGAAGTACGAGGATCTAGAGCTCTTCGACCCCAAACGCTACACAGAGAAGATAATTGGGGAGCTGAAACAGAAGAGCTAG
- a CDS encoding protein translocase SEC61 complex subunit gamma, which yields MASKERESSGPLGYIRMALHEWRLILQRVRKPDREEYIHTAKIIWLAILLVGSVAYVIHLVATQVVMGG from the coding sequence ATGGCTAGCAAGGAGCGAGAAAGCAGCGGCCCCCTAGGCTACATAAGGATGGCACTACACGAGTGGAGGCTCATACTTCAGCGCGTAAGGAAGCCTGATCGCGAGGAGTACATACACACGGCCAAGATAATATGGCTAGCTATACTGCTTGTAGGCTCTGTAGCTTATGTCATACACCTCGTCGCTACACAAGTGGTAATGGGGGGCTAG
- a CDS encoding transcription elongation factor Spt5, producing the protein MSQPAEEIPGEARSEEQERRLQPRLYAVRTVAGREIDVALIMEQRARDQNMPIYAIIVPPQIKGYVIVETPAAFYATNAIQGIRYAKGVVPGVLRYEDVERLLKPKAVIETLKPGDIVEIISGPFRGMKGQVVRVSPSKNEVVLNVLEVEYPLQITVPGDSVRPSKEERGSR; encoded by the coding sequence TTGAGCCAGCCGGCTGAGGAGATACCCGGAGAAGCTAGGAGTGAAGAGCAAGAGAGAAGGCTGCAGCCGAGACTTTACGCTGTGAGAACCGTAGCGGGCCGTGAGATAGACGTCGCCCTCATAATGGAGCAGCGAGCCAGGGACCAAAATATGCCAATATATGCGATCATAGTCCCCCCACAGATCAAAGGCTACGTTATCGTTGAGACGCCAGCTGCATTCTATGCCACAAATGCTATTCAGGGCATAAGGTATGCTAAGGGTGTCGTACCAGGTGTGCTAAGGTACGAGGATGTTGAGAGACTACTCAAGCCAAAGGCAGTAATAGAGACACTAAAGCCTGGCGACATTGTTGAGATCATCTCGGGCCCCTTCCGCGGCATGAAGGGCCAGGTGGTACGTGTATCGCCTAGCAAGAATGAGGTAGTTTTAAATGTGCTAGAGGTTGAATACCCACTCCAAATCACGGTGCCAGGTGACTCGGTAAGGCCGAGTAAGGAGGAGAGAGGGAGCAGGTAA